Proteins encoded by one window of Microplitis demolitor isolate Queensland-Clemson2020A chromosome 6, iyMicDemo2.1a, whole genome shotgun sequence:
- the LOC128668009 gene encoding ATP-dependent DNA helicase PIF1-like, giving the protein MRQKTDKIYGELLSRVRVGSMTVDDIKLLEQRKITIDSSLSYHDRLQEVCNYIEKLPLDTVCLVPTCKQCDIINSVMTNKIFSEEIIFKAHDYIDCPKSLKKKACDTLIKIEEDASRSAGLAGIIVIKIGAKVMLRQNIDVTLGLVNGAVGTVISISKSIDGSKIQGVNVDFGSGKVNTIERAKVKFQLLERAFVIREQFPLCLSFAVTIHKSQGLSLKILLLKQAIVFLMLVKYMLLFLGLQNLKDYYLINFDPHSVKANLLAIEEFNRLRKIYRSDLPPIPVSSIRWHKVWDLIWAVDENSVEIITKTLKKSCEKLLVLRGIENSDCISSGLNSVI; this is encoded by the coding sequence ATGCGACaaaaaactgataaaatttacGGTGAATTACTCTCTAGAGTGAGAGTTGGCTCAATGACAGTTGacgatattaaattattagaacaaagaaaaattacaattgattCTTCATTGTCATACCATGATAGATTGCAAGaagtatgtaattatattgaaaaattaccgTTAGATACAGTTTGTTTGGTACCCACTTGTAAACAGTGTGATATAATAAATTCGGTAAtgacgaataaaattttttctgaagaaattatatttaaggcTCATGATTATATCGATTGTcctaaatcattaaaaaagaaaGCATGTGACACTTTGATTAAAATAGAAGAAGATGCTAGTCGATCAGCTGGACTTGCTggaataattgtaataaaaattggtgCAAAAGTCATGCTTCGTCAAAATATTGATGTTACGCTTGGTCTAGTTAATGGTGCCGTTGGTACAGTTATATCAATCTCAAAATCCATAGATGGCAGTAAGATACAAGGTGTTAATGTAGATTTCGGTTCAGGTAAAGTAAACACTATTGAGAGGGcaaaagttaaatttcaattactggAAAGAGCTTTTGTCATAAGAGAACAGTTTCCATTGTGTTTAAGTTTTGCAGTTACAATTCATAAGAGTCAAGGTTTAAGCCTCAAAATTCTATTATTGAAGCAGgcaatagtatttttaatgttgGTCAAATATATGTTGCTCTTTCTCGGGTTACAGAACTTGAAggattactatttaattaatttcgatCCTCATTCAGTTAAAGCTAATCTTTTAGCAATCGAAGAATTCAATCgcttaagaaaaatttataggtCTGACCTTCCTCCCATTCCAGTTTCTAGTATTCGCTGGCATAAAGTTTGGGATTTAATTTGGGCCGTTGATGAAAATTCTgttgaaattataacaaaaactttaaaaaaatcatgtgaAAAGTTATTGGTATTACGAGGGATCGAAAATTCTGATTGCATTTCTAGTGGTTTAAATTCAGTCATATAG